The genome window TTAGCTCTAGTTAATGAAATTTTTCCCAATACCTTGCTTTTTTACGAATATACTGCATTGCATCCCTTGACAATAGTGAAAATACCCGGTTTCTGTGGTGTGTAGTTTTGAGCAAGGGGGAGAAAATTTATTACTGTTAGTCCTGGAGGAATAAACCTGATTTTTCAAACCCCTTACTTCGTTCAAACTGACATCTTGCACCATTTTCAATAAGCTTTTTATGCGCGGGTTCTCCTGCCCAACCCCTACTCTCCATAAGAAAATTTAATTCTCGCTTCACAGCCCGGAAAGCCTGTTCATGGGAGAGGTGGACTGGGCGGGAGTTCCAACCCTCAATAATATCAAATCCGTTAGCATCGGAATAGTAAATTCAAGTTCACGGTTGACGGTTGACGGTTGACGCCGCGAACAGTTAACCGTCAACTGTCAACTGTCAACTGTCAACATCATGTATGAGTGTAACCGGAAATAATATAAGAGTTAAAAAACCGGGTTGATGAGAGTTGAAGTGCGGGAAGGACTGGTTGCCAAGTTGAGAGTTAGCCCGGAATGAGAAAAAAACACGGCAAAACCTGGTAGCAACCCGAGGTCTAACCCAGCGGCATTCCCAGGCTGTTGCTGGAATCAAGGCCGCACGTAGAAAGTCCAAAGTTAATGATCGTAAACAGGATTGTCTTTAGGACTAATTAAATGCAGCAACTTTTGCTTGATATGCTCATCGAATACTTCCCATTTCAGCCTTGCATAATCGCTATTCTCATTCCCGCCAGAAAGAAATCCCACCGGAATTTCAAAACCTCCTGCTTGACTTCTGCCGCCACCAAAAAAGCGTCCTTGAGCATCTTGACCGAAGGCTTCTTTAATAAATTCGTCGGGGTCGAGAGTAAGTTTATTAGTTCGCAGCGAGCCAATTACTACTTCAATTTCTTCGTCCTTGTCGTGAACAATTGCGTAGACAACTGCTGTATGTACGTTCTCCTCTGTTACTAAAAAGTCCGCCGCTTGGGGAATAGAATCCCGATCGTCATAGCGGAGGTAGCCGATGCCGGCGATCGAAAAATTGTTCTGGACGGTGCGGTGTTTGAGCGATCGCTCGATCGCGTCCATCACCCACTTAGAACGAGACGACTGCAACACGGCATTCAGCAACTGCGGGTCGTAAAACCTGCTCAAATAAGCCGCAGCTAAAAAGTCCTCCTCCTGAGCTTGTCTGAGGGCGTTCGTATCCGATCGCAAACCGTGCATCAAAGCTGTAGCACACTTGACGTGCAGGCTGACGCTGGCGTCGAGAGTTAGGAGTCCGGCCTGTAAATACTCGGCAAAAATCGTGGCTGTAGCGCGGATTTGGGGGCGCAAATCGGTAAATTCTGCCTTGATTTCCCCCTGTAAATTGTGGTGGTCGATGACGGCGGCGATCGGAACTCCGGCCGCTAAAATATACTCGGTTAAGTTACAAGTCGTCCCTTGGTTGTCGATGAAAGCGCAGCCCTGAAACACCGACAAATCCTTAGTTTTTACTGTTTCCAGCGTCCACCGCTGCAACGGCAACCCTGTCAATTTAACTAAGGCAATGTTTTCTTGGTGGCTGAGGGCGCCGGCGTAGATAATCTCGCAGAGGATATCGTATTGTTCGGCGATTAATTTGTAAGTCCAAGCGCTGGAAAGTGCGTCGGGATCTGGAAAATCTTGCAGCAATATTAATTGGCGAGTGCCTTTGTGCCGATCGAACATTTGGCGCAATTGCTCGACTTTGCGATCGTGCAATTCCTCGCGGAGACGGCCGCGATTCTCTTCGGAAGCAACTTCAGCTTTGCTGCGCCGTTTCCCCGGCGCACTCACTGCGGGTACAACCTCGCTGCCGGGCTCAAGTTCACCTTCGCGGTTGTCGGATGTTTCATCGGAATTGTTAGGGGGATGGTCTTTCATCGTTGAAAATTAACAATTTAACTATTTCAGGATTTGCACGGCATTCGATCTTAAACCCGGTTTCTTTGTAGATGCCTTTTTGTCAAAGCCCGTACTTTTTACAAGAAACCTGATTTAAGATCGTAAATTCTCTCTTTACTTTTTTAATTCATGCAGAGAGTGCGTGTTGCCAGGGACGAAGCAATCTCAGGACTCACAACTCCCGCAAAAAACCCCCGCGCTTGCGCTGACAGGGGTTTTAAAGGCCGATTACATATTTTTGCCATTCTTTGTGCATACCGCTCTTAACGTGTTTAGTGACTTCAAAATAAAGACCGCTGTGAGGTTTCCGAGGCGGATAGCGCAGCGGCATTCCCGCTTCTTTCGGCGTGCGGCTGCCTTTATTGACATTGCAGCGCACGCAGGCGGTGACGAGGTTTTCCCAACAGTCGCCTCCTCCGCGCGATCGGGGAATGACATGATCGAGGGTTAAATCGTCCCCCGTATAACTACAGTATTGACAAGAGTGTGCATCCCGGTGCAAGATGTTCCGGCGGGTTAGCGGAATATCCTTATAGGGAACTCGGACGTAATGCCGCAGTCGGATCACAGTTGGTAGCGGGAAGTTTGGCGCAATAAATTTCCCGTTGTGTTCTACCTGTTCTGCTTTTCCTTTCAGCAACAAAACTACCGCCCTTCGCCAATTGGTGATGTTAAGGGGTTCGTAGGAGGCGTTCAGCACCAGAACATTGGCCATTGTTGATTATTAAAGAGAATATTTTTTTCGATGTTAACACAGGTTCCACTTTAGGTGGGACGGCATCAGGGACAGCGAGGCTCA of Oscillatoria nigro-viridis PCC 7112 contains these proteins:
- a CDS encoding DHH family phosphoesterase encodes the protein MKDHPPNNSDETSDNREGELEPGSEVVPAVSAPGKRRSKAEVASEENRGRLREELHDRKVEQLRQMFDRHKGTRQLILLQDFPDPDALSSAWTYKLIAEQYDILCEIIYAGALSHQENIALVKLTGLPLQRWTLETVKTKDLSVFQGCAFIDNQGTTCNLTEYILAAGVPIAAVIDHHNLQGEIKAEFTDLRPQIRATATIFAEYLQAGLLTLDASVSLHVKCATALMHGLRSDTNALRQAQEEDFLAAAYLSRFYDPQLLNAVLQSSRSKWVMDAIERSLKHRTVQNNFSIAGIGYLRYDDRDSIPQAADFLVTEENVHTAVVYAIVHDKDEEIEVVIGSLRTNKLTLDPDEFIKEAFGQDAQGRFFGGGRSQAGGFEIPVGFLSGGNENSDYARLKWEVFDEHIKQKLLHLISPKDNPVYDH
- a CDS encoding HNH endonuclease, which codes for MANVLVLNASYEPLNITNWRRAVVLLLKGKAEQVEHNGKFIAPNFPLPTVIRLRHYVRVPYKDIPLTRRNILHRDAHSCQYCSYTGDDLTLDHVIPRSRGGGDCWENLVTACVRCNVNKGSRTPKEAGMPLRYPPRKPHSGLYFEVTKHVKSGMHKEWQKYVIGL